The proteins below come from a single Procambarus clarkii isolate CNS0578487 chromosome 44, FALCON_Pclarkii_2.0, whole genome shotgun sequence genomic window:
- the LOC138350218 gene encoding uncharacterized protein gives MPSLIVIYINDKDENVTNLIIKFTDDSQISGKVGNHNDIEVLQGDLHELHKWSEDWQMLFNNDKCMTLHVGHNNPSHKLQINTIPLQQIDDEKLLLRHSLKVAQQVGAVVRKANQTLRVINRIFDFKENKELIQL, from the coding sequence ATGCCATCCCTTATTGTCATATACATTAATGACAAAGATGAAAATGTTACAAACCTCATCATCAAATTTACAGATGACTCGCAAATCAGTGGTAAAGTGGGAAATCATAATGATATTGAAGTCTTACagggagatctacatgaactccacaaatggtcagaagactggcaaatgctctttaataaCGACAAATGcatgaccttgcatgtggggcataacaacccaagCCACAAATTACAAATTAATACCATTCCATTACAGCAAATTGATGACGAAAAGTTGCTACTCCGTcactcactaaaagttgcacaacaggtaggagCAGTAGTCAGAAAAGCAAACCAAACCCTTAGAGTAATCAATCGtatctttgactttaaggaaaataaGGAATTGATTCAACTGTAA